ATTTCAGGAACCCGGCAGGCCGCGACGGCATGCTGCCCACGGTGGAGGAGACCGCCGCCTATTTCCGCGAACGGAAGATCGGCTGCATCATTTTTCCCGTCGATGCCGAGCGCGAGACCGGTTTTCGCCGCTACTCCAATTATGAGGTGGCGGAGATCGCCGCAAGGAACAGCGATATCATGGTCCCCTTCGCCTCCATCGACCCGGCCAAGGGCAAGCTTGGAGTCCGGGAAGCGAGGAGCCTGATGCGCGACCACGGCGTGCGGGGCTTCAAGTTCCACCCGACCTTTCAGGGTTTTTACCCGAATGATCGGGCCGCCTACGGGCTCTATGAGGCGATCCAGGAGGAAGGCGGCATCGCACTGTTTCATACCGGCCAGACCGGCGTCGGATCCGGCATGCATGGCGGCATGGGCATGCGGCTGAAATATTCAAATCCGATGTATCTCGACGACGTGGCGGTGGACTTCCCCGACCTGAAGATCATCGCCGCCCATCCGTCCTTTCCCTGGCAGGAAGAGGCGCTCGCCGTCGCCCAGCACAAGCCCAATGTCTATATAGACCTGTCGGGCTGGAGCCCGAAATATTTTCCGCCGATTCTGGTGAAATACGCCAATTCTCTGCTGAAGCACAAATTGCTGTTCGGCTCCGACTGGCCCGCCATCACGCCGGATCGCTGGCTCGTCGATTTTGAAAAGATCGACATCAAGGAAGAGGTTCGCCCGCTGCTTCTGAAGGAGAATGCGAGGAAGCTTCTGGCGATGTAACTGACCTGACGAAACGTGGCATTCGGATTTTTTGGGAGGAGAATTCATGAATCGCATACACACATTCGCTGCACTGGCCGCCGTCGCGATGATGGCCGCCGGAACCACCGCGTCGGCGCGCGAACTGCGCCTAGCACCGGGAGGGCCGCCGGCGCATCCGGCCTATTACATGTATGAGCATTTCGCCGAAAACATCGCCGAAAACTCGGGCGGCGCCATGACCGGCCTGATCCTCGGACCGGAGGTCGTCTCTCTGCCGCAGATGAAGGATGCGCTCCAGACCGGGCTCGTGGATGCGGGCAATGTCCTGCCGCTTTATTTTCCGGCGGATATGGAAGTGACCGGCATTGCCGGCGACCTGGCGCTGATCGGCCGCAATCCCCACGCCATGGCGATGGCGATGACGGAATACGGCATGACCTGCGAGCCCTGCCAGGAGGAGTTCAAGAAACTCGGCATGGTTTTCCTCGGCGCCGGATCGTCAAACGTCTACAACCTGATCACCATCAGGCCCGTGCGCACCGCCGACGACCTGAAGGGCATGCGTCTGCGCACCGGCGGCGCGCCCTATTCGCGCTGGGCCGAGCATTTCGGCGCAACTCCGGTCAATATCGGCGTCGGCGAAACCTTCGAGGCGATGAGCCAGGGCACGATCGACGGCACCATGGCATCGACCGTCGACCTGTTGTCGTTCCGGCTGATCGATATCGCCAAGGACGTCACCATCGTCCCGATCGGCACCTATCACGTGACGTCGAACTTCACGGCGGGACTCAACACCTGGCGCTCGCTTTCCACCAAGGAACGCGAGGAGATCGGCATGGCCGCCGCCCGCGCCAATTTCGACCTGACCGACCGCTGGGCCTTCCAGCTGCCGTCGGCGGCGAAGGAGGCGCTGGCCAAGACCGATATCGAGGTGATCGAGCCGGATCCGGCCTTCCTTGAAGCCTCGGAAGCCTTTGCCGCTCAGGACGTGAAGGATCGCACGGCGCTCTCGGGCGAGGAAGCCGCCTACTTCACCGAACTGGTGGAGAAGTGGACGGCGGTCGTCGAAGAAGTCGGCAACGATCCCGACGCTCTGGCCAGGCGCATGATCGACGACGTCTGGAGCAAGATCGACTTTTCGACCTACGGCATGTGATGCCTGAACTGGATCGCGGCGGCCGCAATGGCCGTCGCGCTTCGTGGACGATGATGTTCTTCGTCGCTTTCCTTTTTGCTCTGGAGCCCTTTGATGACCGCACTCGTTCGGCTCGCCGCCGTGGTCGCGCGTATCCTGGCATTCATCGGCGCTGCCGGCGTCGTGATGATGATGGTGCACATCAGTCTCGATGTGGCACTGCGTAACCTGTTCCGCATCTCGATCCCGGTGACGACCGAGATGGTCGCGCGCTATTACATGGTCGCCACGGCCTTCCTGCCGCTCTCCTGGCTCGAGCTGCGCCGCGAGATGGTGTCGGTCGAACTGTTCGATTTCGCGCTCACCCGTCCCGTTCGCCGCGTCTCTGACGCGCTGGTCTGCCTTCTCTCGGCGATCGTCTATGCAAGCCTTTCCTGGGCCACCTGGAATTCGGCGCTGTCCAATTTCCGCTCCGGCACCTATGTGGAGCTGGCCTCGATGAAGATGCCCGTCTGGCACAGCTACTTCCTGCCGTCGGCCGGTTTTGCCATCGCCGCGCTGACCTGCCTGCTTCTGACCTTCCAGGATCTTCATCCAGCCCCATCGGAGGAAACCGCATGAATCCCGAGGTCGGATTTGTTGGCATCGCCGTCCTGATCGTCCTGCTTCTGCTGCGTGTCCCGGTGGCCATGGCGTTGATCGCCGTCTCGTTCGGCGGCATCACCGCGCTTCTCGGGCTCACTCCGGCCTTCGGCATCCTGTCGAACACGCCCTATTCCTTTGTCGCCAGCTGGACCATGTCGGCGGTGCCGATGTTCCTGCTGATGGGTTTCGTCGCGTTTCATTCCGGGCTCACCGGCGGGCTCTTCGCCGCCGCCAAGGTGGTGCTGCGCCGCCTGCCGGGCGGGCTTGCGGTCTCGTCCATCTTCGCCTGTTCCGGCTTTGCCGCCGTTTCCGGCTCGTCGCTCGCCTGTGCGGCGGCCATGGGCCGGATCGCGATTCCGGAAATGGTCGCCGCCGGCTACCGACCTTCGATCGCGGCCGGATCGATCGCCGCCGGCGGCACGATCGGCGCGCTGATCCCGCCCTCGATCCTGATGATCATCTATGGCGTCTTCGCCGAAACCTCGGTCACCCAGGTCTTTATCGGCGGTATCGGCATCGGCGTCATCACCGCCATCGGCTATTGTCTCGTCATCATCGGCATCAGCCTCGTGCGGCCGGACCTCGTGCCATCGCGCGATACCTCACCCGTCAATGCCGAGGGCCGCGCCGCCATTTTGCAGGTGATCCCGATCACGGTTCTTGTGCTCCTGATCTTCGGCGGCATGTTCTCGGGATTTTTCACTGCGACGGAAGCCGGAGCTGTTGGCGCGCTCGGCACCATTCTGCTTGCCGCCGCCACCGGGCGGCTGACGAAGCGAAACATCACCCACTCCCTCATCGATACCGTGACCTCGACCGGGGCGCTGTTCATCATCGGGGTGGGGGCTGCGATGTTCACCCGCTTCCTCGGAATTTCCGGGCTGTCGCATTTCCTCTCGTCCTTCGTTGCCGACGCGGATCTCGGCTATTTCAAGCTGATGCTGATCATCGTGCTGATCTACCTGGCGCTCGGCACCTTCATGGAACCGTTCGGCGCCATGCTGACGACGCTGCCGATCTTCCTGCCGATCCTCAGGGCCGAGGACATCAGCCTCGTCTGGTTCGGCGTCGTCGTGGTGAAGATGCTGGAAATCGGCATGATCACGCCGCCGGTCGGCATGAATGTCTTCGTCATCAAGAACGTTGCCGGCAAATATGTTTCGATCGCGCAGGTCTTTGCCGGCGTCCTGCCCTTCATCATCATGGATCTCTTCGTGATTGCGCTGGTGATCGCCGCGCCCTCGGTGGTGATGTTCTTGCCGGATCTCTTGAAGTGAGTGACCTGCTATGCCGGGCTGGACGAGCGGAAAAGGCCGTTTCCGGCGGCCTGCTCCAGCGCGGCGACGAAAAGCCGCTGCTCGGCCGTCGGCGTCACATTGGTGCGCATGGAAACGCCGACGGGGCCGCCGAGCAGGTCGTTATCTATGGCCAGCGTCGCCAGCGTGCCGTTTTCGAGCTCGTCGCGCACCACGCCTTCGGAGATGAACCAGACCGTATCGGAATCGAGCACGACCCGGCGCCCGAAGGCGAGCGCCACGCTCTCGAAGGCGGGTTCCGGCTGGGCGAGGCCAAGCGCATGGAGATAGGCCGTCACCAGCGGCGCGATCACCGCGCCCGGCGGCGGCAGCATCAGCGGGTGGCTCCGCAGGGCTTCGGCATCCGGGGCAAGGCCGTCGAGCGGATGGCCGCGACGCACGACGGCAACGATCCGTTCCGAATAGAGCTGGCGGAAGGAAAGTCCCTCCATCAGCGTTGCCGATGCCATGCGGCCGACGACCATGTCGAGCGCGCCCTCTCTCAACTGGGAAAGCAGCAGCCAGTTGGGGCCGGTGGTTACCCGCAGCATGCATTGCGGCGCGCTGTGGCGAAGATGAAGCGCTGCACGCGGGACGAGCGCGGTCGAGGCCGTTGGCAGCGCGCCGACGACGAGGCGGGTGCGCGGCGGCCGGCCCTCGCGCACAAGGTCCTGGGCGCGGACGAGGTCCACCAGCGCCTGGCCGCCATATTGCTGGAAGGTCTTGCCCGCCTGCGTCAGCGTCAGCCGGCGGCCGGAGCGGTCAAACAGTTCGACCTGCAGGATCTCCTCCAGTTCGCGGATGGTTTTCGAGACGGCGGGTTGGCTGACATGAAGCGCGCTCGCGGCCCCGCTCAGCGAGCCGCGTCGCGCGGTTTCGAGAAAAGAGCGCAGATGACGCATGCGCAGGCGAGGATCGAGCAAGGTTAACCTATAGGTTATGATACTTTCCCTTAAATATAATTTTTTGTGCGCCCTGGCTATGGCAAAACAGACTGGGAGGAACGCATGATCATTCAAGCGAACGGCACTGCACTGCATGTGCGCCAGGACGGGCCTGAAGACGGCCGCGCGGTTTTGTTCATCAATTCGCTGGGGACCGATCTCAGGGTCTGGGACCGGCTCATAGAGCTTATGCCGAAGGGGCTTCGGCTCGTCCGTTATGACAAGCGCGGCCACGGGCTTTCCGGCCTTGGTCCCGCCGATACCCGTCTTTCCATCGAAACCCTTGCCGATGACGCGATCGCCCTTTGCGAGGCTCTGGAGCTTGAGGACGTGATGCTTGTCGGCCTTTCGATCGGCGGGCTGATCGCGCAGTCCGCGGCCCTCAGGCGTCCCGACCTCGTGGACGCCATGGTGTTGATGGATACGGCGATGCGCATCGGTACGCCCGAGAGCTGGCAGGACCGAATCGCTGCTCTTCAGGCCGGCGGCATCGCCGCGATTTCCGACGCCGTTTTGGCGCGCTGGTTCGCGCCGGCGTTTCTCGCATCGCCCGAGGCTGCGATGTGGCGTGCCATGCTGGAGCGCACGCCGCTCGACGGCTATATAGACTGTTGCAGGGCGTTGGCCGGCGCCGACTATTCGGCCCGCGCGGCGGAGGTGAAGTGCCCGGTGCTTGCCCTTTGCGGCGCGCTCGACGGATCGACGCCGCCCGATCTCGTGCGCGAGACCGCCGTTGCATACAGGGCGCCGTTTCACCTGATCGACAATGCCGGCCACCTGCCGCCGGTGGAACAGCCCGAGGCCGTTGCGAGCCTTCTTTCCGGCTTCCTGCAAAGCACGTCCGAGAGAGCCGGTGGCGGTCGCCTTGAAACCGGGATGCGGGTTCGCCGCGCGGTTCTGGGCGATGCCCATGTCGATCGCGCCGAAGCGGCAAAGACGCCGCTCGACGAGGCCTTCCAGACATTGATCACCGAAAGCGCCTGGGGCACGGTCTGGGCCTCGGACGCGATCAGCCGGCGCGAACGCTCGATGCTGACGCTGGCGCTGCTCGCCGCAACCGGCAATTTCGAGGAAATCCCGATGCATATCCGCGCGACGGCCCGCACCGGGGCCAGCCGGCAGGACGTGGTGGAGGCTTTCCAGCATGTTGCCATCTATGCCGGCGTGCCGCGCGCCAATCATGCCTTGAAACTGGCAAAGGCTGCCTTTGCCGAAATGGAGGAAAATGACGATGACTGATCTGGGACCACTGATCCCGCGAAACCGGATGGTTCATCCCCCGGCTTATACGCCGGGCTACAAGACCTCGGTCGCCCGCTCGCCGAACCTGCCGCTCCTGTCTCTGGAAAGCGGCCCCTCGGAGGAGACCGGCCCGGTTTTTGGCCATAACCAGCTCGGGCCGCTCGACAACAACCTGATCCTCAACTGGACGAAGGGCGAGGCGCCCGCCGTCGGCGAGCGCATCCTGGTCTATGGCCGCATCATGGACGAGCGCGGCAAGCCGGTGCCCGAAACGCTGATCGAGATCTGGCAGGCCAATGCCGGCGGTCGCTACCGCCACAAGAAGGACACGTATTTTGCCCCGCTCGACCCGAATTTCGGCGGCTGCGGGCGCACGATCACCGATGCCGAGGGCAACTATCAGTTCCTCACCATCCGGCCCGGCGCCTATCCCTGGCCCAATGGCGGCAATGACTGGCGGCCGATGCATATCCACGTCTCGGCCTACGGCCACAGTTTCGGCCAGCGGCTGATCACCCAGATGTATTTCGAGGGCGATCCGCTGATCCCGCTCTGTCCGATTGCCAACACCGTGCGACAGCGCGGCGATCTCGACGGCCTTGTCGCGCCGCTCGACATGAACATGTCACGCCCGCATGACTTCCTGGCCTACAAGTTCGACATCGTCCTGCGCGGCCGCCGCCAGACCATGTTCGAGAACAAGATGGAGGGGATGTGATATGGTCCAGAAACTTCAAAACCTCAAGGAAACGGCATCCCAGACCGCCGGTCCCTACGTCCATATCGGCCTGATGCCGACTTATGCCGGCAATCCGGGCTCCTACGAGCAGGAGATTGGTGCGAGCCCCATTTCGGAAGGGGCGAAGGGCAAGATCATCGAGATCCGCGGTCAGGTCTTCGACGGAACGGGCAATGCGATCCGAGATGCCATGCTGGAAAGCTGGCAGCCGGATGCCTCCGGCATCTTTCCTGGCCAGCCGGGCGCGGACCCCGCCGTTTCCGGCCTCTGCCGCTTTGCAGCCGACGCCGACAGCGGCGAGTTCGTTCTGAAAACGGTGAAGCCCGGCGCCTTCAGGGGCAGGGGCGGCTCGCACAACGCGCCGCATATCTCGCTGTGGATCGTCGCGCGCGGCATCAATATCGGTCTCAACACCCGCATCTATTTCGAGGATGAGGACAATGCCAATGACCGCATCCTCAAGGCCGTCGAACTGAAGCACCGGGTGCCGACGCTGATCGCGAAGAAAACCGGCGATGGGCAGTATCGTTTCGATGTCCGTCTGCAGGGTGACGCCGAGACGGTGTTTCTGGATATCTGACGGGGCAACAAACCTTGCCGCCGCCAATCTTCCCCTTGAGGGCGGGGCTCTCGCTGACAGCTTTGCCGCACCGCCCTCAAGGCTTCTCGCCCCGGATGGGAGAGCGGATATGGAGCGACATCCAAGGTCGTCTGCGATAGCCCTCGCCATGAAGAGGAGAGATCGGACAAGCGCGGTTGGCTTTCGACGGGCATGAAGGCATTCTCTCCGAGTCAATCAGACAGAAGTTACCCGGTTTTTCAGGGAGCATCAGGCGTGACCATATCGGCATTCGAACATCCCTGGCTCGGCGGCTATTTTGGCGACCCGGAAACCGCCGCGATCTGGTCGCCGGAGCGACAATTGCGGCACATGCTGGCCTTCGAGGCAGCCTGGAGCCGGGCGCTGGCCGCGACAGGGCGCTGTGATGCGGGAGACGCCGAGAAGGTCGCTATTGCGATCGAACGCGCCGAGATCGCGCCGGAAGCGCTCAGGGCGGGCATGGCGTCGGATGGCGTGCCGGTGCCGGCGCTCCTTGCTCTTCTGCGCAAGGGCGTGCCGGATGCCGCCCTGCACAAGGGCGCGACGTCGCAGGATGTGGTCGACACCGCGCTGGCCCTGACCTTGCAGGAGACGACGGCGCTGTTTCTCGACCGTCTGGCAGAGCTTGATGCAGCCCTGCAGGCGCTTGAGCGCGCCTTTGGCGATGAGAAGCTCATGGGCCGCACGCGCATGCAGGCGGCGGCCGAAATCAAGGCGCGCGAGCGGATCGCCACATGGCGGTTTCCGCTCGCAGACCATGCCGATCGGCTGAGATCCCTTGGGCCGCGCATCGAGAAGGTTCAGATCGGCGGCGCTGCCGGCGACCGTGCGGCGTTTGGCGATAAGGCGGACGCCATGGTCGCCTCCGTCGCCGCGCAACTTGGTCTTCAGCCCACCGAAAAAGCCTGGCATGCCATGCGCGAGGGTATTGCCGACTATGCCTCGATGCTCTCGCTGGTTTCCGGAACGCTCGGCAAGATGGGCCAGGACGTGGCGCTGATGGCGCAGCAGGGCATTGACGAGATCGCCCTTTCCGGCGGCGGTGGTTCGTCCGCTATGCCGCACAAGAGCAACCCGGTCCTGGCCGAACTGCTGGTGACGCTTGCCCGGTTCAACGCGGTGCAGGTTTCCGGCCTGCATCATGCGCTCATCCATGAGCAGGAGCGTTCGGGCGCGGCGTGGAACCTGGAATGGATGATCCTGCCGCAAATGGCGCTTGCAACCGGTCGGTCTCTTTCGGCGGCGCTTGAGCTTTGCGGCAAGATCAGGCGGATCGGCAAGGGGTAGCGGGCCGTCCGCATTTCAGCCTCAGAAGGTTACGCCTTCCGCCTCCAGCCGCTCCAGCACCAGTTCGGCCGATGTCAGCCGTTCGGCGGCGTTGCGGGCAAAGGCAAGCGTCAGCAGTTTGCGCCGCGCCGGCGCCAGCCTGTGCTCGGGGGCGGGACGGATGACTTCAGCGCCGTAGCGGTCGGCGAGCAGCAGGCCGCAATCTTCCGGAAAGATGTCGAGCGGAACGCCCGCATGGGTGGCGAAGAACAGCCGGTCGCAGTAGCCGCGGTATTCCGGCCATTTGGTGTCGACGCGAAAATCCTCGATCGATGACTTGATCTCGATGATCCAGATCTCGCCTTTCTCGGTGAGACAGATGAGGTCGGCGCGGCGGCCGTTCCTGAGCGTCATCTCGCTGATCGAGGCGTTGCGCATATGTTTCATCAGATGCTGGACGCCGCGGCGGACCAAGAGCGCTCGTTCGGACTGGCGGCCGTCGGCCGTCGGGTTCTTGGCGTGAAGATCGACAATCGCCATGGAACTTCCTTTTGATCGATGCATTTTCACAACAGCGCAGTGCCGGCGTGTGGTCGTTTAAATGGCTTCCCACCACTTGCGCTTGTCACGCAATGAAATGTTAACCATAAGCTTTTATCAGCTAACTATTATCACTTTTCGCTTCAATCGTCGCCACGAGACCGCTCATGCACATCAGAATGCTTCTTCTTGCACTCTCTCTAACCGGACTGCTTGCCGCTGCGGGCTGCACCACGACCGACGGCATGTCCTCGGGCAAGATGGCGCCGATCTCCGCTTATGCGGCCGTCAATGACGAGGGTATCGATCTGCCGCGCGTCCCGATTACCGAGGTCGACGACAAGTATCGACGCCAGATCGTGGACTACGAGACGGATGAAGCGCCCGGCACGATCGTGGTCGACACCAAGGAGCGCCTGCTGTATTACGTCGAGGAAGACGGCAAGGCCGTGCGTTACGGCATCGGCGTCGGCCGCGACGGTTTCCGCTGGTCCGGCAACGCCTATATCGGCCGCCGCGCCGAGTGGCCCACCTGGTATCCGCCGTCAGCCATGATCAAGCGCCAGCCGGAACTGAAGGAATATGCCGGCGGCATGGAGCCCGGGATCATGAACCCGCTCGGCGCCCGTGCGCTTTATCTTTACCGCAACGGCAACGACACCATGTTCCGCATTCACGGCAATCCCAACTGGACCTCGATCGGCCAGGCGGTGTCCTCCGGCTGTATCCGCATGATCAACCAGGACATCATCGACCTTTATGCCCGCGTCGACCCCGACAAGCGCACCAAGGTTGTCGTGCTGCCGGGCTGATCACGGCCGACGCGGTTTCGAAGGCGGTTCTCCGGAGCCGCCTTTTTCATTTGCAAATCCGCGAATTGCAGCGCCCGCGCTTGATTTTGGCGACTGCTTCGATAGATAGAGCCGATACACTTCAAGCGGCATGACCTTTCGCCGCATCCCGAAAGGCCCGGCTATGCAGACCCCCTATTACCTCATCGACAGGTCCAGACTTCAGGAAAACCTCGACAAGATCGCCTGGCTGCGCGAGGCTTCCGGCGCCAAGGCGCTTCTGGCGCTCAAATGCTTTGCGACGTGGTCGGTTTTCGACCAGATGCGCCGGTATATGGACGGCACCACCTCGTCCTCGCTTTATGAGGTCAAGCTCGGCTACGAAAAATTCGGCGGCGAGACCCATGCCTATTCGGTGGCCTACGGCGAAGACGAGATCGACGAGGTTCTGGAAAACTGCGACAAGATCATCTTCAACTCGATCGGCCAGCTTTCGCGTTTCAAGGCGCAGTCGGAGGGCAAGATCCGGGGCTTGCGCGTCAACCCGCAGGTTTCGACCTCGGATTTCGACCTTGCCGATCCGGCCCGTCCCTTCTCGCGCCTTGGCGAGCATGATCCGGCGGTGATTGAAACCGTCCTCGATCAGGTTTCCGGCTTCATGTTTCACAACAACTGCGAGAACGAGGATTTCGACCGTTTCGACGAAATGCTGACCGTCATCGAGCAGCGCTTCGGTCATTTGATCGAGCGCCTCGACTGGGTAAGTCTCGGCGGCGGCATCCATTTCACCGGCGAGAACTATCCGCTGGAAAAGCTCGCCGCGCGGCTCAAGGCCTTTGCCGAGAAATACGGCGTTCAGGTCTATCTGGAGCCCGGCGAGGCGGCCATCACGGGTGCCGCGACGCTGGAAGTGACCGTGCTCGACACGCTGAACAACGGCAAGGATCTCGCCATTGTCGATTCGTCGATCGAGGCGCATATGCTCGACCTGCTGATCTATCGCGAAAGCGCGAAGATTTCGCCCGATACCGGCCCCCACCAGGTGATGATCTGCGGAAAATCCTGCCTTGCCGGCGATATTTTCGGCGAGTTTTCCTTTGAGCAACCGATCAAGGTCGGCGACCGGCTGTCGATCGAGAACGCCGCCGGTTACACGATGGTCAAGAAGAACTGGTTCAATGGCGTGAAGATGCCGTCGATCGCGATCCGTGAGGAGAATGGCGAGATCCGCACCGTTCGCGAATTCGGCTATGACGATTTCAGATCCGCCCTGTCGTGAGGCCGGGCTGACCCCGCGGAGCGGTTCGCCGCTCCAACCCTTGATTTCGGGCAGGCAAAGCTGCCCAAAACCGGAGGCGTTGTTCCGATGAAGAAAAATGTGCTGATTATCGGCGCGGGCGGCGTGGCCCAGGTGGTCGCCCATAAATGTGCCCAGAACAATGATGTGCTCGGCGATATCCATATCGCTTCGCGCACCAAGTCCAAATGCGATGCGATCATCGAGAGCGTTCTGGAAAAGAAGGCGATGAAACAGGATGGCGTCCTGCTCGCCCATCAGCTTGATGCGCTCGATATTTCCTCGACCGTGGCGCTGATCAACCAGACCGGCGTCGAGATCGTCATCAATGTCGGCACCGCCTTCCTCAACATGTCGGTGCTGGAAGCCTGCCTTGAAACCGGCGCGGCCTATATCGACACCGCCATCCACGAAGAGCCCGACAAGATCTGCGAAACCCCGCCGTGGTATGCGAACTACGAGTGGAAGCGCAAGGATCGTTGCGCGGAAAATGGCGTCACCGCCATTCTCGGCGCCGGTTTCGATCCGGGCGTCGTCAATGCCTATGCCCGTCTTGCCAAGGATGACTATGTCGATGACATCACCGACATCGACATTGTCGACATCAATGCCGGCAGCCATGGCAAGTATTTCGCCACGAATTTCGACCCGGAGATCAATTTCCGCGAGTTCACCGGCACGGTCTATGCCTGGCAGAACAATGAATGGACGACGAACAGGATGTTCGAGGTCGGCCACGAGTTCGATCTGCCGGTCGTCGGCAAGCAGAAGGCCTATATGTCCGGCCATGATGAAATTCATTCTTTGTCGAAGAATATGGGCTCGCCCAATGTCCGCTTCTGGATGGGTTTCGGCGACCACTACATCAATGTCTTCACCGTGCTGAAAAGCCTCGGCCTCTTGTCTGAACAGCCGGTGATGACGGCCGAAGGCCAGGAAGTGGTGCCGCTGAAGGTGGTCAAGGCCGTGCTGCCCGACCCGTCATCGCTGGCGCCGAA
This window of the Martelella lutilitoris genome carries:
- a CDS encoding amidohydrolase family protein, which translates into the protein MNFDDLVAFDVHVHAEEPCCTHRDDGYMEFQAGMASYFRNPAGRDGMLPTVEETAAYFRERKIGCIIFPVDAERETGFRRYSNYEVAEIAARNSDIMVPFASIDPAKGKLGVREARSLMRDHGVRGFKFHPTFQGFYPNDRAAYGLYEAIQEEGGIALFHTGQTGVGSGMHGGMGMRLKYSNPMYLDDVAVDFPDLKIIAAHPSFPWQEEALAVAQHKPNVYIDLSGWSPKYFPPILVKYANSLLKHKLLFGSDWPAITPDRWLVDFEKIDIKEEVRPLLLKENARKLLAM
- a CDS encoding C4-dicarboxylate TRAP transporter substrate-binding protein, coding for MNRIHTFAALAAVAMMAAGTTASARELRLAPGGPPAHPAYYMYEHFAENIAENSGGAMTGLILGPEVVSLPQMKDALQTGLVDAGNVLPLYFPADMEVTGIAGDLALIGRNPHAMAMAMTEYGMTCEPCQEEFKKLGMVFLGAGSSNVYNLITIRPVRTADDLKGMRLRTGGAPYSRWAEHFGATPVNIGVGETFEAMSQGTIDGTMASTVDLLSFRLIDIAKDVTIVPIGTYHVTSNFTAGLNTWRSLSTKEREEIGMAAARANFDLTDRWAFQLPSAAKEALAKTDIEVIEPDPAFLEASEAFAAQDVKDRTALSGEEAAYFTELVEKWTAVVEEVGNDPDALARRMIDDVWSKIDFSTYGM
- a CDS encoding TRAP transporter small permease; translation: MTALVRLAAVVARILAFIGAAGVVMMMVHISLDVALRNLFRISIPVTTEMVARYYMVATAFLPLSWLELRREMVSVELFDFALTRPVRRVSDALVCLLSAIVYASLSWATWNSALSNFRSGTYVELASMKMPVWHSYFLPSAGFAIAALTCLLLTFQDLHPAPSEETA
- a CDS encoding TRAP transporter large permease, with product MNPEVGFVGIAVLIVLLLLRVPVAMALIAVSFGGITALLGLTPAFGILSNTPYSFVASWTMSAVPMFLLMGFVAFHSGLTGGLFAAAKVVLRRLPGGLAVSSIFACSGFAAVSGSSLACAAAMGRIAIPEMVAAGYRPSIAAGSIAAGGTIGALIPPSILMIIYGVFAETSVTQVFIGGIGIGVITAIGYCLVIIGISLVRPDLVPSRDTSPVNAEGRAAILQVIPITVLVLLIFGGMFSGFFTATEAGAVGALGTILLAAATGRLTKRNITHSLIDTVTSTGALFIIGVGAAMFTRFLGISGLSHFLSSFVADADLGYFKLMLIIVLIYLALGTFMEPFGAMLTTLPIFLPILRAEDISLVWFGVVVVKMLEIGMITPPVGMNVFVIKNVAGKYVSIAQVFAGVLPFIIMDLFVIALVIAAPSVVMFLPDLLK
- the pcaQ gene encoding pca operon transcription factor PcaQ; this translates as MLDPRLRMRHLRSFLETARRGSLSGAASALHVSQPAVSKTIRELEEILQVELFDRSGRRLTLTQAGKTFQQYGGQALVDLVRAQDLVREGRPPRTRLVVGALPTASTALVPRAALHLRHSAPQCMLRVTTGPNWLLLSQLREGALDMVVGRMASATLMEGLSFRQLYSERIVAVVRRGHPLDGLAPDAEALRSHPLMLPPPGAVIAPLVTAYLHALGLAQPEPAFESVALAFGRRVVLDSDTVWFISEGVVRDELENGTLATLAIDNDLLGGPVGVSMRTNVTPTAEQRLFVAALEQAAGNGLFRSSSPA
- the pcaD gene encoding 3-oxoadipate enol-lactonase, whose protein sequence is MIIQANGTALHVRQDGPEDGRAVLFINSLGTDLRVWDRLIELMPKGLRLVRYDKRGHGLSGLGPADTRLSIETLADDAIALCEALELEDVMLVGLSIGGLIAQSAALRRPDLVDAMVLMDTAMRIGTPESWQDRIAALQAGGIAAISDAVLARWFAPAFLASPEAAMWRAMLERTPLDGYIDCCRALAGADYSARAAEVKCPVLALCGALDGSTPPDLVRETAVAYRAPFHLIDNAGHLPPVEQPEAVASLLSGFLQSTSERAGGGRLETGMRVRRAVLGDAHVDRAEAAKTPLDEAFQTLITESAWGTVWASDAISRRERSMLTLALLAATGNFEEIPMHIRATARTGASRQDVVEAFQHVAIYAGVPRANHALKLAKAAFAEMEENDDD
- the pcaH gene encoding protocatechuate 3,4-dioxygenase subunit beta, whose translation is MTDLGPLIPRNRMVHPPAYTPGYKTSVARSPNLPLLSLESGPSEETGPVFGHNQLGPLDNNLILNWTKGEAPAVGERILVYGRIMDERGKPVPETLIEIWQANAGGRYRHKKDTYFAPLDPNFGGCGRTITDAEGNYQFLTIRPGAYPWPNGGNDWRPMHIHVSAYGHSFGQRLITQMYFEGDPLIPLCPIANTVRQRGDLDGLVAPLDMNMSRPHDFLAYKFDIVLRGRRQTMFENKMEGM
- the pcaG gene encoding protocatechuate 3,4-dioxygenase subunit alpha, translated to MVQKLQNLKETASQTAGPYVHIGLMPTYAGNPGSYEQEIGASPISEGAKGKIIEIRGQVFDGTGNAIRDAMLESWQPDASGIFPGQPGADPAVSGLCRFAADADSGEFVLKTVKPGAFRGRGGSHNAPHISLWIVARGINIGLNTRIYFEDEDNANDRILKAVELKHRVPTLIAKKTGDGQYRFDVRLQGDAETVFLDI
- a CDS encoding 3-carboxy-cis,cis-muconate cycloisomerase is translated as MTISAFEHPWLGGYFGDPETAAIWSPERQLRHMLAFEAAWSRALAATGRCDAGDAEKVAIAIERAEIAPEALRAGMASDGVPVPALLALLRKGVPDAALHKGATSQDVVDTALALTLQETTALFLDRLAELDAALQALERAFGDEKLMGRTRMQAAAEIKARERIATWRFPLADHADRLRSLGPRIEKVQIGGAAGDRAAFGDKADAMVASVAAQLGLQPTEKAWHAMREGIADYASMLSLVSGTLGKMGQDVALMAQQGIDEIALSGGGGSSAMPHKSNPVLAELLVTLARFNAVQVSGLHHALIHEQERSGAAWNLEWMILPQMALATGRSLSAALELCGKIRRIGKG
- a CDS encoding MmcB family DNA repair protein, with product MAIVDLHAKNPTADGRQSERALLVRRGVQHLMKHMRNASISEMTLRNGRRADLICLTEKGEIWIIEIKSSIEDFRVDTKWPEYRGYCDRLFFATHAGVPLDIFPEDCGLLLADRYGAEVIRPAPEHRLAPARRKLLTLAFARNAAERLTSAELVLERLEAEGVTF